A part of Zonotrichia leucophrys gambelii isolate GWCS_2022_RI chromosome 7, RI_Zleu_2.0, whole genome shotgun sequence genomic DNA contains:
- the ARL5A gene encoding ADP-ribosylation factor-like protein 5A isoform X2 produces the protein MNEVVHTSPTIGSNVEEIVVNNTRFLMWDIGGQESLRSSWNTYYTNTEFVIVVVDSTDRERISVTKEELYKMLAHEDLKKAGLLIFANKQDVKECMTVAEISQFLKLTSIKDHQWHIQACCALTGEGLCQGLEWMMSRLKIR, from the exons ATGAACGAGGTGGTTCACACCTCTCCCACCATCGGCAGCAACGTGGAGGAGATCGTGGTGAACAACACGCGCTTCCTGATGTGGGACATCGGGGGGCAGGAGTCCCTGCGCTCCTCCTGGAACACCTACTACACCAACACCGAG TTTGTGATAGTTGTGGTGGACAGCACAGACAGAGAGAGAATTTCTGTGACTAAAGAAGAGCTGTACAAAATGTTAGCACACGAG GACTTGAAGAAAGCAGGGCTGCTGATCTTTGCCAACAAGCAGGATGTGAAGGAGTGCATGACAGTAGCTGAGATCTCCCAGTTCCTGAAGCTGACTTCAATTAAGGATCACCAGTGGCACATTCAGGCCTGCTGTGCTCTCACTGGAGAGGG gctgtgccaaggACTGGAGTGGATGATGTCCCGCCTGAAGATCAGATGA
- the ARL5A gene encoding ADP-ribosylation factor-like protein 5A isoform X1, with protein sequence MGILFTRIWRLFNHQEHKVIIVGLDNAGKTTILYQFSMNEVVHTSPTIGSNVEEIVVNNTRFLMWDIGGQESLRSSWNTYYTNTEFVIVVVDSTDRERISVTKEELYKMLAHEDLKKAGLLIFANKQDVKECMTVAEISQFLKLTSIKDHQWHIQACCALTGEGLCQGLEWMMSRLKIR encoded by the exons ATGGGGATCCTCTTCACCAGGATATGGAGGCTCTTCAACCACCAGG AGCACAAGGTGATCATTGTGGGCCTGGACAATGCAGGGAAAACGACCATTCTGTACCAATT cTCCATGAACGAGGTGGTTCACACCTCTCCCACCATCGGCAGCAACGTGGAGGAGATCGTGGTGAACAACACGCGCTTCCTGATGTGGGACATCGGGGGGCAGGAGTCCCTGCGCTCCTCCTGGAACACCTACTACACCAACACCGAG TTTGTGATAGTTGTGGTGGACAGCACAGACAGAGAGAGAATTTCTGTGACTAAAGAAGAGCTGTACAAAATGTTAGCACACGAG GACTTGAAGAAAGCAGGGCTGCTGATCTTTGCCAACAAGCAGGATGTGAAGGAGTGCATGACAGTAGCTGAGATCTCCCAGTTCCTGAAGCTGACTTCAATTAAGGATCACCAGTGGCACATTCAGGCCTGCTGTGCTCTCACTGGAGAGGG gctgtgccaaggACTGGAGTGGATGATGTCCCGCCTGAAGATCAGATGA